Proteins from a single region of Pyxidicoccus trucidator:
- a CDS encoding GNAT family N-acetyltransferase → MPDTVLSFIHPGHPLYAGELELRFQVLREPLGFTRAQVAFPFESDSLHLVAHQDGTVLGCVLFNPEDAHGGRLFQMAVAPHLQGQGLGARLVRSLEEELRRRGFTHVHLHARAPVVPFYERLGYAVYGEAFTEVGIPHRHMRKALDT, encoded by the coding sequence ATGCCCGACACCGTGCTGTCCTTCATCCACCCCGGCCACCCCCTGTACGCGGGCGAGCTGGAGCTGCGCTTCCAGGTGCTACGCGAGCCGCTCGGCTTCACCCGCGCCCAGGTGGCCTTCCCCTTCGAGTCCGACAGCCTCCACCTGGTGGCCCACCAGGACGGCACCGTGCTGGGGTGTGTCCTCTTCAACCCCGAGGACGCCCACGGCGGCCGCCTCTTCCAGATGGCGGTGGCCCCCCACCTCCAGGGCCAGGGGCTGGGTGCCCGGCTGGTCCGCTCGCTGGAGGAGGAGCTGCGCCGCCGGGGCTTCACCCACGTCCACCTCCACGCCCGCGCGCCCGTCGTCCCCTTCTACGAGCGCCTCGGCTACGCCGTTTACGGAGAGGCTTTCACCGAGGTCGGAATTCCGCATCGGCACATGCGCAAGGCGTTGGACACCTAG
- a CDS encoding NAD(P)H-dependent flavin oxidoreductase translates to MMNGTNDGRSPEDTDDRPRRPISVLEGNTLHTRLTRELGVHYPFVSAGMAFVALPPLVIAVSEAGGVGMLGAAPEPPPFLRARLQAIQAGTKRPYGVNFIVANAKGQDFTTREHIDVCLAERVPVVTFHWEAPPADWVKALKAAGTRVWLQVPSVEAAKQALALGADGLIAQGQQAAGHNRSTVPTLKLVREVRALSRDVTLLAAGGIADGLSAARALFHGADGVWVGTRMVASVEAHAHPGYKQRLVEGDAGDSDVTTLFGPEWPGPRMRVLRNRVVREWAGREDRVPSPPPPPERIGLTKLFPGMTGGDAPYPMPKFCSFVPTADTEGDLEEMAMPASGASMARIDGVLPAGQIVVEMMEHAHRVLSNPQGLEGDVEEDDRG, encoded by the coding sequence ATGATGAACGGCACGAACGATGGACGTTCCCCGGAAGACACCGACGACAGGCCCCGGCGACCCATCTCCGTGCTGGAGGGAAACACGCTGCACACGCGACTGACGCGTGAGCTGGGTGTGCACTATCCATTCGTCAGCGCGGGCATGGCCTTCGTGGCGCTGCCGCCGCTGGTCATCGCCGTGTCGGAGGCCGGAGGCGTCGGCATGCTCGGCGCCGCGCCGGAGCCGCCGCCCTTCCTGCGTGCCCGCCTCCAGGCCATCCAGGCAGGCACGAAGCGGCCGTATGGTGTGAACTTCATCGTCGCCAACGCGAAGGGGCAGGACTTCACCACGCGCGAGCACATCGACGTGTGCCTCGCCGAGCGCGTCCCCGTCGTCACCTTCCACTGGGAGGCGCCGCCCGCGGACTGGGTGAAGGCGCTGAAGGCGGCGGGCACGCGGGTGTGGCTGCAGGTGCCCTCGGTGGAGGCGGCGAAGCAGGCGCTGGCGCTGGGCGCCGACGGCCTCATCGCCCAGGGCCAGCAGGCCGCGGGCCACAACCGGAGCACGGTGCCCACGCTGAAGCTGGTGCGCGAAGTGCGCGCCCTGTCCCGCGACGTGACGCTGCTGGCCGCCGGTGGCATCGCCGACGGGCTCAGCGCGGCGCGCGCCCTCTTCCACGGTGCCGACGGTGTCTGGGTGGGCACGCGCATGGTGGCCTCCGTGGAGGCGCACGCGCACCCCGGCTACAAGCAGCGGCTGGTGGAGGGCGACGCGGGCGACTCGGACGTCACCACCCTCTTCGGCCCCGAGTGGCCCGGCCCGCGCATGCGCGTGCTGCGCAACCGCGTGGTGCGCGAGTGGGCCGGCCGTGAGGACCGCGTCCCCTCGCCCCCACCTCCGCCGGAGCGCATCGGCCTGACGAAGCTGTTCCCCGGCATGACGGGGGGCGACGCGCCCTACCCCATGCCGAAGTTCTGCTCCTTCGTGCCCACGGCCGACACCGAGGGCGATTTGGAGGAGATGGCCATGCCCGCCAGCGGCGCCAGCATGGCGCGCATCGACGGGGTGCTGCCCGCCGGACAAATCGTGGTGGAGATGATGGAGCACGCGCACCGGGTGCTCTCGAATCCCCAGGGCCTGGAGGGTGACGTGGAGGAGGACGACCGGGGCTGA
- a CDS encoding YfhO family protein, whose amino-acid sequence MTPPPRRLLHAAHRAASLPGLRLALFGVLALVACWRPLMLGGALNDFRDSHLLHSYEDAGTRTLTRYGQHPLWNPWACGGQYALGSPQTRVASPTLLVSAALGSRRAEPVVLWAFLVLGMEGFFRYARRRVGSALGALGAAPLFGLTGFTALSWSIGWLNFAGFLLLPWLLLGTRKAAEGKVSGAALVAGVFAFLLGFGGTYPVPMGALFVALEAGRTLFELRGTARRRQALWALGATALFTLAACAYRLWPLLETMRSAPRIMAGTPGQSLVTLGRMMLQLPARSGHSNPGNFFLVPVALALVPVAVVLGRHRARYPAVMAALCVWMAAGYAAKPSLFAGLRLLPIFGTLRYPERFLVPAGLFIAELAALGLAALLVRSWRSRGWGRAAALACVLVVAGWGVQVHAFANLARWASMVAEPPPTPSEAEQPFAQARGNRWAQGHFLALNRGSISCGEAWPVPMSERLRGDLPQEEYLEEADSGTARRVEWTPNRVEVDVAATRPAVLLVNQNWHPGWKASVGEVVSRDGLLGVRLPEGEHRVVLRFVPRSGVGGAIVSLLAWAGLAFLVWRPRVRGGRLGPEALMVASVPLLAWAALLTLWREPVARAVPRNPDGSLMVTASLPPVARRLDVRFDAPVELVAAEVPGAPDAEGLVHLVLYWRVTGPVPRSAGVFVHLPGPEGSKRKNADHAVLGGTFFLREAPRDVLLRDAFAVSTKDWEAGEWKVLVGLWHASGDGSRLGARGADGRPLHESRVEAGTFTVPAKPSP is encoded by the coding sequence ATGACGCCCCCGCCCCGCCGGCTGCTCCACGCCGCCCACCGCGCCGCCTCCCTTCCCGGCCTTCGCCTGGCCCTCTTCGGCGTGCTGGCGCTGGTGGCCTGCTGGCGCCCGTTGATGCTGGGCGGGGCGCTGAATGACTTCCGCGACTCGCACCTGCTCCACTCGTACGAGGACGCGGGGACGCGCACGCTGACGCGCTACGGGCAGCATCCGCTGTGGAACCCGTGGGCGTGTGGCGGGCAGTACGCCCTGGGCAGCCCGCAGACGCGGGTGGCGTCGCCCACGCTGCTGGTGTCCGCGGCCCTGGGCTCGCGGCGCGCGGAGCCGGTGGTGCTGTGGGCCTTCCTCGTGCTCGGCATGGAGGGCTTCTTCCGCTACGCGCGGCGGCGCGTGGGCTCGGCCCTGGGAGCGCTGGGCGCGGCGCCGCTGTTCGGCCTCACCGGCTTCACCGCGCTGTCCTGGTCCATCGGCTGGCTCAACTTCGCGGGCTTCCTGCTGCTGCCGTGGCTGCTGCTGGGCACGCGGAAGGCCGCGGAGGGCAAGGTGTCCGGCGCGGCGCTGGTGGCGGGCGTCTTCGCCTTCCTGCTCGGCTTCGGCGGCACGTACCCGGTGCCCATGGGCGCCCTCTTCGTCGCGCTGGAGGCCGGGCGCACGCTGTTCGAGCTGCGCGGCACCGCGCGCCGGCGCCAGGCGCTGTGGGCCCTGGGCGCCACCGCCCTGTTCACCCTGGCCGCGTGCGCGTACCGACTGTGGCCCCTGCTGGAGACGATGCGCTCCGCGCCGCGCATCATGGCGGGCACGCCGGGCCAGTCGCTGGTCACGCTGGGGCGGATGATGCTCCAGCTGCCGGCGCGCTCCGGGCACAGCAATCCGGGCAACTTCTTCCTCGTGCCCGTGGCCCTCGCGCTGGTGCCTGTGGCCGTGGTGCTGGGCCGCCACCGCGCGCGCTACCCCGCGGTGATGGCGGCGCTGTGCGTGTGGATGGCGGCGGGCTATGCCGCGAAGCCGTCGCTGTTCGCCGGGCTGCGGCTGCTGCCCATCTTCGGGACGCTGCGCTACCCGGAGCGCTTCCTCGTCCCCGCCGGCCTCTTCATCGCCGAGCTGGCCGCGCTGGGGCTCGCCGCGCTGCTGGTGCGCTCATGGCGCTCGCGGGGGTGGGGACGGGCGGCGGCGCTCGCGTGCGTCCTGGTGGTGGCGGGCTGGGGCGTGCAGGTGCACGCCTTCGCCAACCTGGCCCGCTGGGCGTCGATGGTGGCCGAGCCTCCACCCACGCCGTCGGAGGCGGAGCAGCCCTTCGCCCAGGCGCGTGGCAACCGCTGGGCGCAGGGCCACTTCCTGGCCCTCAACCGCGGCTCCATCTCCTGCGGCGAGGCGTGGCCGGTGCCCATGTCCGAGCGCCTGCGCGGCGACCTGCCCCAGGAGGAGTACCTGGAAGAGGCCGACTCCGGCACCGCGCGCCGCGTGGAGTGGACGCCGAACCGTGTGGAGGTGGACGTGGCGGCGACGCGGCCGGCGGTGCTGCTCGTCAACCAGAACTGGCACCCGGGCTGGAAGGCGTCCGTGGGGGAGGTGGTGTCGCGCGACGGGCTGCTCGGCGTGCGGTTGCCGGAGGGCGAGCACCGCGTGGTGCTGCGCTTCGTGCCGCGCTCGGGCGTGGGCGGGGCGATTGTGTCCCTGCTGGCCTGGGCCGGGCTCGCCTTCCTCGTGTGGCGTCCCCGGGTGAGAGGTGGGCGGCTGGGGCCGGAGGCGTTGATGGTGGCCTCGGTGCCGCTGCTCGCGTGGGCCGCGCTGCTGACGCTGTGGCGCGAGCCGGTGGCGCGGGCGGTGCCTCGCAACCCGGATGGCTCGTTGATGGTGACGGCCTCGCTTCCTCCGGTGGCGCGCCGCCTGGACGTGCGCTTCGACGCGCCGGTGGAGTTGGTGGCGGCGGAGGTGCCCGGGGCCCCGGACGCGGAGGGCCTGGTCCACCTGGTGCTCTACTGGCGGGTGACGGGGCCGGTGCCGCGCTCGGCCGGCGTCTTCGTGCACCTGCCGGGGCCCGAGGGCAGCAAGCGGAAGAACGCGGACCACGCGGTGCTGGGTGGCACCTTCTTCCTCCGCGAGGCCCCCAGGGACGTGCTCCTGCGCGACGCCTTCGCCGTGTCCACCAAGGACTGGGAGGCCGGGGAGTGGAAGGTGCTCGTGGGGCTGTGGCACGCCAGCGGTGATGGCTCGCGCCTCGGCGCCCGGGGGGCGGACGGGCGGCCCCTGCATGAGTCCCGGGTGGAGGCGGGCACCTTCACCGTGCCGGCGAAGCCGTCTCCTTGA
- the gloA gene encoding lactoylglutathione lyase, producing MRILHTMLRVGDLEKSLDFYTRVIGMKLLRRHDYPDGKFTLAFVGFGPEDTHPALELTHNWGVEKYELGTAYGHVALGVSDIRATCEAIRQAGGKVVREPGPMKHGTTVIAFVEDPDGYRVELIQQGS from the coding sequence ATGAGAATCCTGCACACCATGCTCCGCGTTGGCGACCTGGAGAAGTCGCTCGACTTCTACACCCGGGTCATCGGGATGAAGCTGCTGCGCCGCCATGACTACCCGGACGGAAAGTTCACCCTGGCGTTCGTGGGCTTCGGGCCCGAGGACACCCACCCCGCGCTGGAGCTGACCCACAACTGGGGCGTCGAGAAGTACGAGCTGGGCACGGCGTACGGGCACGTGGCGCTGGGAGTGAGCGACATCCGTGCGACGTGCGAGGCGATTCGTCAGGCCGGTGGCAAGGTGGTTCGCGAGCCGGGGCCGATGAAGCATGGCACCACGGTGATTGCCTTCGTCGAGGACCCGGATGGGTACCGCGTGGAGCTGATTCAGCAGGGCTCGTAG
- a CDS encoding LysR family transcriptional regulator, producing the protein MASRDRFEALRTFVEVARAGSIAGAARALRRAPSVVSRELAALEARLGTELVQRTTRRLQLTAAGERYLGHARGILDALDEAERDLAEQGVPRGTLRVSAPVLFGQHVLVPWVDAFLRANPAVSLELVLEDAMVDLLEGGVDVALRIAPRLEPGALVMRRLGMQPYVLCASPAYLREQGTLRKPRDLSGHEVLLPQRGPAARPLELMHGGRTQEVRPPKSRFRCNSLPAIHGAALAGMGIAVLPEYLVAKELESGALVRVLAPFRPAPRFISALYLRRTAMPAHVRAFLDFIAARAAERFPATEER; encoded by the coding sequence ATGGCGAGCCGGGACCGCTTCGAGGCGCTGAGGACATTCGTGGAGGTGGCGCGGGCGGGCAGCATCGCCGGGGCGGCGCGTGCGCTGCGGCGGGCGCCCTCGGTGGTGAGCCGCGAGCTGGCGGCGCTGGAGGCGCGGCTGGGCACGGAGCTGGTGCAGCGCACCACGCGACGGCTGCAGCTCACGGCGGCGGGCGAGCGCTACCTCGGGCACGCGCGAGGCATCCTCGACGCGCTCGACGAGGCGGAGCGGGACCTGGCCGAGCAGGGGGTGCCGCGAGGCACGCTCCGGGTGTCCGCCCCGGTGCTCTTCGGTCAGCACGTCCTGGTGCCGTGGGTGGACGCATTCCTCCGCGCGAATCCCGCGGTGAGCCTGGAGCTGGTGCTGGAGGACGCGATGGTGGACCTGCTGGAGGGCGGCGTGGACGTGGCGCTGCGAATCGCTCCCCGGCTGGAGCCAGGCGCGCTGGTGATGCGCCGCCTGGGGATGCAGCCCTACGTGCTGTGCGCGAGCCCCGCCTACCTGCGCGAGCAGGGAACGCTTCGCAAGCCGAGGGACCTCTCCGGCCACGAGGTGTTGCTGCCACAGCGAGGCCCGGCGGCACGGCCGCTGGAGTTGATGCACGGGGGACGGACGCAGGAGGTGCGCCCACCGAAGAGCCGCTTCCGGTGCAACAGCCTGCCGGCAATCCACGGGGCCGCGCTCGCGGGAATGGGCATCGCGGTGCTGCCGGAGTACCTCGTGGCGAAGGAGCTGGAGTCCGGAGCGCTGGTGCGGGTGCTGGCACCGTTTCGTCCCGCGCCGCGCTTCATCTCCGCGCTGTACCTGCGCCGCACCGCGATGCCCGCACACGTGCGCGCGTTCCTGGACTTCATCGCAGCTCGTGCGGCGGAACGGTTCCCGGCGACGGAGGAGCGGTGA
- the nudC gene encoding NAD(+) diphosphatase yields the protein MSTVPHFVPGHEPPDRPRDGALLFLAKGMDLLVQEHEDTVSLPTCATFPELATGAHYLGTLDGQDCYAAALPEDVTLPEGYKKVPARSLFRRVDDARFAVVGRSLSIVEWDLTHRFCGRCGSPTQLVPGERARRCPVDHTPFYPRIAPAIIVLVTRGDTMLLGRNATFPEPMFSTLAGFVDPGETLEECVAREVKEEVGIEVKNIRYFGSQPWPFGRSLMVGFTAEYAGGDIVVDPKEIAEAHWFTPDNLPRIPPRISIARRLIDAFVERVKGSTPAPS from the coding sequence GTGAGCACCGTCCCGCACTTCGTCCCCGGCCACGAGCCTCCAGACCGTCCCCGCGACGGCGCCCTCCTCTTCCTCGCCAAAGGCATGGACCTGCTCGTCCAGGAGCACGAGGACACCGTCTCCCTCCCCACCTGCGCCACCTTCCCCGAGCTCGCCACCGGGGCCCACTACCTCGGCACCCTCGACGGGCAGGACTGCTACGCCGCCGCCCTCCCCGAGGACGTCACCCTCCCCGAGGGCTACAAGAAGGTCCCCGCGCGCTCGCTCTTCCGGCGCGTGGACGATGCCCGCTTCGCCGTGGTGGGCCGCTCGCTCTCCATCGTCGAGTGGGACCTCACCCACCGCTTCTGCGGCCGCTGCGGCAGCCCCACCCAGCTCGTCCCCGGAGAGCGCGCCCGCCGCTGCCCCGTGGACCACACGCCCTTCTACCCGCGCATCGCCCCCGCCATCATCGTCCTCGTCACCCGCGGCGACACGATGCTCCTCGGCCGCAACGCCACCTTCCCCGAGCCCATGTTCAGCACCCTCGCCGGCTTCGTGGACCCCGGCGAGACGCTGGAGGAGTGCGTCGCCCGCGAGGTGAAGGAAGAGGTCGGCATCGAGGTGAAGAACATCCGCTACTTCGGCTCGCAGCCGTGGCCCTTCGGGCGCTCGCTCATGGTGGGCTTCACCGCCGAGTACGCCGGGGGCGACATCGTCGTGGACCCCAAGGAAATCGCCGAGGCCCACTGGTTCACCCCCGACAACCTGCCGCGCATCCCCCCGCGCATCAGCATCGCCCGCCGGCTCATCGACGCCTTCGTCGAGCGCGTGAAGGGCTCCACCCCGGCCCCCTCGTAG
- a CDS encoding radical SAM protein has translation MPAARPHIEPRLVPTADSVVVKEIYLSVQGESSHAGLLCAFIRLTGCHLRCTWCDSEFSFHGGARRKNADIVAEIKALNTPSVEVTGGEPLLQPGVYPLMQSLLDAGLKVLLETSGSIDVRLVPPAVHKIVDMKAPSSGEHSRNDYRNFTSMNANDELKFVIGSREDYDWSKALIAEHRLLQKPYGIVFSTVFDKLHPRELAEWIIEDRLPVRFQLQMHKYLWDPNARGV, from the coding sequence ATGCCCGCCGCGCGCCCGCACATCGAGCCCCGCCTCGTCCCCACCGCCGACTCCGTGGTGGTGAAGGAGATCTACCTCTCCGTCCAGGGCGAGTCCTCCCACGCCGGCCTGCTCTGCGCCTTCATCCGCCTCACCGGCTGCCACCTGCGCTGCACCTGGTGCGACAGCGAGTTCTCCTTCCACGGCGGCGCACGCCGGAAGAACGCCGACATCGTCGCCGAGATAAAGGCCCTCAACACCCCCAGCGTGGAAGTCACCGGCGGCGAGCCCCTCCTCCAGCCCGGCGTCTATCCCCTGATGCAGAGCCTGCTCGACGCCGGCCTCAAGGTGCTCCTGGAGACCAGCGGCTCCATCGACGTGCGGCTCGTGCCTCCGGCCGTGCACAAAATCGTCGACATGAAGGCGCCCTCCTCGGGTGAGCACTCGCGCAACGACTACCGCAACTTCACGTCGATGAACGCCAACGACGAGCTGAAGTTCGTCATCGGCTCGCGTGAGGACTACGACTGGTCCAAGGCGCTCATCGCCGAGCACCGCCTGCTCCAGAAGCCCTACGGCATCGTCTTCTCCACCGTCTTCGACAAGCTCCACCCGCGCGAGCTCGCCGAGTGGATCATCGAGGACAGGCTCCCCGTCCGCTTCCAGCTCCAGATGCACAAGTACCTCTGGGACCCGAACGCGCGCGGCGTGTGA
- a CDS encoding PKD domain-containing protein has translation MSRSSSGFVVALVLSAFGLGCHVNLPPEVTVGPRPNPLVIGPGGQVVLELEVADPDGDKIEYEWTQIPPEPAGRFSDKHARNPTWTAPDIGETTTFNIAVTVTDNEGGGVLGTSPTLVVRVN, from the coding sequence ATGTCTCGGTCGTCTTCGGGATTCGTCGTGGCGTTGGTGCTGAGCGCCTTCGGCCTCGGGTGCCATGTCAATCTGCCGCCGGAAGTCACGGTGGGGCCACGCCCCAATCCGCTCGTCATCGGTCCAGGAGGCCAGGTCGTCCTCGAGTTGGAGGTCGCCGACCCGGACGGGGACAAGATTGAGTACGAGTGGACGCAGATTCCGCCCGAGCCCGCGGGCCGCTTCAGCGACAAGCACGCGCGCAACCCCACCTGGACGGCGCCGGACATCGGCGAGACGACGACGTTCAACATCGCCGTCACGGTGACGGACAACGAGGGCGGCGGCGTGCTGGGCACCTCGCCCACGTTGGTGGTGCGGGTGAACTAG
- a CDS encoding GIY-YIG nuclease family protein: MLRCRDGSLYTGATNNLERRLATHGRGRGAAYTRARLPVTLVWSEPVGDRGAALRREAAIKRLSRGDKLLLVAARRTPARRRK; this comes from the coding sequence ATGCTGCGGTGTCGCGACGGCTCGCTGTACACCGGCGCCACCAACAACCTGGAGCGCCGGCTGGCCACCCACGGCCGGGGAAGAGGGGCCGCCTACACGCGCGCCCGCCTGCCCGTCACCCTGGTGTGGAGCGAGCCCGTGGGGGACCGTGGCGCGGCCCTGCGCCGTGAGGCCGCCATCAAACGCCTGTCCCGGGGCGACAAGCTGCTGCTGGTAGCGGCCCGCCGGACGCCCGCACGCCGCCGGAAGTGA
- a CDS encoding CBS domain-containing protein: MSSFIATVFPTDTLLRALREMERHQVRMLGVVGEGGGLLGLVSEAHILAAWQVDPLASVSEVMARVKPPPRERPRLRLLKFQLRLPRLRRKERAPPAPVGRE; this comes from the coding sequence TTGTCATCCTTCATCGCCACCGTTTTTCCCACAGACACCCTCCTGCGTGCCCTTCGGGAGATGGAGCGGCACCAGGTGCGGATGCTGGGAGTGGTGGGTGAGGGGGGAGGGCTGCTGGGGCTGGTGAGTGAGGCGCACATCCTCGCGGCGTGGCAGGTGGATCCGCTGGCTTCGGTCTCCGAGGTCATGGCGCGGGTGAAACCCCCGCCCAGGGAGCGGCCCCGGCTGCGGCTGTTGAAGTTCCAATTGAGACTGCCCCGGCTGCGGCGGAAGGAGCGTGCTCCGCCGGCGCCCGTGGGGCGGGAGTGA
- a CDS encoding alpha/beta fold hydrolase has translation MADLFSRTMSRGKEGLLTLSFRPDELYRVPTDDGAAIAMGRYHPRGERRFAEPVILCHGLGANRFHLDFDEQYSMARYLARAGFEAWVLELRGRGLAGDCADFNFDDQAEHDVRTAVRTVLSTGAKEVLWVGHSKGGLTLYAHLAKNPEAPVRAAAVLGSPFTFAVQPGLRTFIQKVEPILQLKVIPTGRVTSLALFGAPPGPLSRYMMLAENMETDVVRKALANVPANVSGGVGRQFARWISTNRFTSYDGGFDYRESLSRVRIPFLLLAGSKDLLAPPMSVARAKEALGGPVKFLVAGRAHGFGADYGHADLILGRRAPDEIFPLVEAFLSAHATRS, from the coding sequence ATGGCGGACCTCTTTTCGCGGACGATGTCCCGCGGCAAGGAGGGCCTGCTGACGCTGAGCTTCCGGCCAGACGAGCTCTATCGGGTACCCACGGACGACGGCGCCGCCATCGCCATGGGCCGCTACCACCCCAGAGGAGAACGGCGCTTCGCGGAGCCCGTCATCCTCTGCCACGGGCTGGGCGCCAACCGCTTCCACCTGGACTTCGACGAGCAGTACAGCATGGCGCGCTACCTGGCCCGGGCGGGCTTCGAGGCGTGGGTGCTGGAGCTGCGCGGCCGGGGGCTGGCGGGCGACTGCGCGGACTTCAATTTTGATGACCAGGCGGAACATGACGTTCGCACCGCGGTGCGAACCGTCTTGTCCACAGGTGCGAAGGAAGTGCTCTGGGTCGGTCATTCCAAGGGCGGGTTGACCCTCTACGCGCACCTGGCGAAGAACCCCGAGGCCCCGGTGCGCGCGGCGGCCGTGCTGGGCAGCCCGTTCACCTTCGCGGTGCAGCCGGGGCTGCGCACCTTCATCCAGAAGGTGGAGCCCATTCTCCAACTGAAGGTCATCCCCACCGGGCGGGTGACGAGCCTGGCCCTCTTCGGAGCGCCGCCGGGGCCGCTCAGCCGGTACATGATGCTGGCGGAGAACATGGAGACGGACGTGGTGCGCAAGGCGCTCGCCAACGTGCCGGCCAATGTCTCCGGCGGCGTGGGGCGCCAGTTCGCCCGTTGGATTTCCACCAACCGCTTCACCTCCTATGACGGGGGCTTCGACTACCGCGAGTCCCTGTCCCGCGTGCGCATCCCCTTCCTGCTGCTGGCCGGCAGCAAGGACTTGCTCGCCCCGCCCATGTCGGTGGCGCGCGCGAAGGAGGCCCTGGGCGGGCCGGTGAAGTTCCTCGTCGCCGGCCGGGCCCATGGCTTCGGGGCGGACTACGGGCACGCCGACCTCATCCTCGGCCGCCGGGCGCCGGACGAAATCTTCCCCCTGGTGGAGGCGTTTCTCTCCGCGCACGCGACCCGGTCGTGA
- a CDS encoding peptidylprolyl isomerase produces MSVPARLLTLTLLCTAACERAPAEGHARLDLRHTRQAGGQAVARWSGDSVTAEELARRLGEMSPALRERYVEPQARREYVQSMARFDLLVRDALARGLQDDPEVVEATKRALVGRLMRAQLEEAPVLVSDAELEAAYAARRDDFVRPEAVRVSHVFLTAPRAEAARVADARKRAEALLARAKALPATDFAGFGALAREHSEEPRSAPLDGDLRFLTEDALAHTYGPEVTAAARTLADEGTLSDVVQTDAGLHLLKLRARRPALNLALDDVREELRVRLEGEKRSRAWAEYLAGVEQRLSLSVDPDALARVPLDVAAPMQKPTGPLPGTVPAP; encoded by the coding sequence ATGTCCGTTCCCGCCCGTCTCCTCACCCTCACCCTGCTGTGTACCGCCGCGTGCGAGCGGGCCCCCGCCGAGGGGCACGCGAGGCTCGACCTGCGCCACACCCGGCAGGCAGGGGGCCAGGCGGTGGCCCGCTGGAGTGGCGACTCGGTGACGGCGGAGGAGCTGGCCCGGCGCCTCGGGGAGATGAGCCCCGCCCTGCGCGAGCGCTACGTCGAGCCCCAGGCCCGTCGCGAGTACGTGCAGTCCATGGCCCGCTTCGACTTGCTGGTGCGCGACGCGCTCGCCCGGGGCCTGCAGGACGACCCGGAGGTGGTGGAGGCCACGAAGCGCGCCCTGGTGGGCCGGCTGATGCGCGCGCAGTTGGAGGAGGCCCCCGTCCTCGTCAGCGACGCGGAGCTGGAGGCCGCCTACGCCGCGCGCCGTGACGACTTCGTGCGGCCCGAGGCCGTGCGCGTGTCCCATGTCTTCCTCACCGCGCCCCGCGCGGAAGCGGCCCGGGTGGCGGACGCGCGGAAGCGGGCGGAGGCGCTGCTGGCGCGCGCGAAGGCCCTGCCGGCGACGGACTTCGCGGGCTTCGGCGCGCTGGCGCGGGAGCACAGTGAGGAGCCTCGCTCGGCGCCGCTGGATGGGGATTTGCGCTTCCTCACCGAGGACGCCCTGGCCCACACGTACGGCCCGGAGGTGACGGCCGCGGCCCGGACGCTGGCGGACGAGGGCACGCTGAGCGACGTGGTGCAGACGGACGCCGGCCTGCACCTGCTGAAGCTGCGCGCGCGCCGGCCCGCGCTGAACCTGGCCCTGGACGACGTGCGCGAGGAGCTGCGCGTGCGCCTGGAGGGCGAGAAGCGCTCGCGCGCCTGGGCCGAGTACCTGGCCGGCGTGGAGCAGCGGCTGTCGCTGTCGGTGGACCCGGACGCGCTCGCGCGGGTACCGCTGGACGTCGCGGCGCCCATGCAGAAGCCCACGGGCCCCCTGCCCGGCACGGTGCCGGCGCCATGA